A single genomic interval of Pomacea canaliculata isolate SZHN2017 linkage group LG5, ASM307304v1, whole genome shotgun sequence harbors:
- the LOC112565351 gene encoding ADP-ribosylation factor 2 isoform X1: MGNVFQKLFRDLIVMFGKKDMRILMVGLDAAGKTTILYKLKLGEIVTTIPTIGFNVETVEYKNISFTVWDVGGQDKIRPLWRHYFQNTQGLIFVVDSNDRERINEAKEELLRMLNEDELRDAALLVFANKQDLPNAMNAAEITDKLGLHSLRNRTWYIQATCATSGDGLYEGLDWLSNTLKNAKN, translated from the exons ATGGGAAACGTATTCCAAAAACTGTTCCGAGATTTAATAGTGATGTTTGGAAAGAAAGACATGAGAATCCTTATGGTTGGGCTTGATGCTGCAGGAAAAACCACAATTTTATACAAGTTAAAACTTGGAGAAATTGTCACAACCATCCCAACAATAG GTTTCAACGTGGAGACAGTGGAGTACAAAAATATAAGCTTCACAGTGTGGGATGTAGGTGGACAGGATAAAATTCGACCTTTGTGGAGGCACTACTTTCAGAATACTCAAG GTTTGATCTTTGTAGTGGACAGCAATGACAGAGAACGAATAAATGAAGCCAAAGAGGAGTTGCTTCGCATGCTTAATGAAGATGAACTCAGAGATGCTGCTTTGTTAGTTTTTGCCAATAAGCAG gatctTCCCAACGCGATGAATGCAGCAGAGATTACAGACAAGCTGGGCCTTCACAGTCTTCGTAATCGTACTTGGTATATCCAGGCTACATGTGCAACCAGTGGGGATGGCCTTTATGAAGGATTGGACTGGCTTTCCAATACCCTGAAGAATGCCAAAAATTGA
- the LOC112565351 gene encoding ADP-ribosylation factor 1 isoform X2 — protein sequence MGMIQSLFRGLFGKKEMRILMVGLDAAGKTTILYKLKLGEIVTTIPTIGFNVETVEYKNISFTVWDVGGQDKIRPLWRHYFQNTQGLIFVVDSNDRERIGEARDELMRMLNEDELRDAVLLVFANKQDLPNAMNASEITDKLTLHTLRTRNWYIQTTCATSGDGLYEGLDWLSQQLKNRK from the exons ATGGGAATGATTCAGAGCTTATTCAGAGGGctgtttggaaaaaaagaaatgagaatatTGATGGTAGGTTTGGATGCAGCAGGGAAAACTACCATTTTATACAAGCTGAAATTGGGAGAGATTGTAACAACCATTCCAACCATAG GTTTCAATGTTGAGACTGTGGAATACAAAAACATCAGCTTCACTGTATGGGATGTTGGTGGGCAAGATAAAATACGTCCTCTTTGGAGACACTACTTCCAGAACACTCAAG GTCTTATATTCGTAGTCGACAGCAACGACCGTGAACGTATCGGAGAAGCACGTGATGAACTTATGAGAATGTTGAATGAAGATGAACTTCGGGATGCAGTGCTCCTGGTTTTCGCCAATAAGCAG gatctGCCAAATGCCATGAATGCTTCTGAAATTACAGACAAACTGACGCTACACACCTTGCGGACACGCAACTGGTACATTCAGACCACTTGCGCAACTAGCGGAGATGGGCTGTATGAAGGCCTAGATTGGCTTTCCCAGCAGTTGAAAAATCGGAAATAG